A single region of the Gracilibacillus caseinilyticus genome encodes:
- a CDS encoding PepSY-associated TM helix domain-containing protein: MKNNKSLYKTIWRWHFYAGIFIAPFLFILAVTGGIYLFKPQIEEIMYQDYYQVEVQADKTTPQQQVDTVLLEYPDATVTSYRPGETDDRSAEVGISLDGASYTIFVDPYTTNIVGELNDQHRIFDRVEEFHGELMLGTWGDRIVELAACWIIILLVTGLFIWFPRKKKRAKGTIIPRLNQNKRIFFRDMHAVTGFWLSLAILFLVFSGLFWSGFLGTKIQNTATNLGVGYPPSIWVGNAPESTVLTKDIADVAWPAESMPVPESTHQQGFIPVSINEVVSTANETDVYPTYEVFYPSTPTGVYTISAFSPKAQDEATMHIDQYTGAILADYRYEHYEPIGKLIATGITIHKGLEFGLANQIIGALVCLGIIAIVVSGIIMWWKRKPDQHLGAPIAPSVLSSKVLIALLIIFSLLLPLLGISVIVIFLLDWLVIRRVPSLKRIFQVQ, translated from the coding sequence ATGAAAAACAATAAATCATTATATAAAACAATCTGGAGATGGCATTTTTACGCCGGAATATTTATTGCTCCTTTTCTCTTTATCTTAGCTGTAACTGGTGGGATTTATTTATTTAAGCCTCAAATCGAAGAAATCATGTATCAGGATTACTATCAAGTAGAAGTACAAGCAGACAAAACTACACCACAGCAACAAGTGGATACTGTTCTGTTAGAATATCCGGATGCGACTGTTACGAGCTATCGCCCTGGTGAGACAGATGATCGCTCTGCTGAAGTAGGTATATCACTTGATGGAGCATCTTATACGATATTCGTCGATCCGTACACAACAAATATTGTTGGTGAATTAAATGATCAGCATCGAATTTTTGACCGTGTCGAGGAATTCCATGGGGAGTTAATGCTTGGTACATGGGGAGATCGCATTGTCGAGCTAGCTGCCTGCTGGATTATCATCTTGCTCGTGACGGGCTTGTTCATTTGGTTCCCAAGAAAAAAGAAACGAGCAAAGGGCACAATTATCCCAAGACTAAATCAAAACAAACGTATTTTTTTCAGAGATATGCATGCAGTCACAGGATTTTGGCTATCACTAGCCATTTTGTTCCTCGTGTTTTCGGGCTTATTCTGGTCAGGTTTTCTTGGAACAAAGATTCAAAATACCGCAACCAATCTTGGTGTAGGCTATCCACCTTCAATATGGGTCGGCAATGCACCAGAATCTACAGTCTTAACTAAAGATATTGCCGATGTAGCCTGGCCCGCTGAATCGATGCCGGTACCAGAATCTACGCATCAACAGGGGTTTATTCCGGTCAGCATTAATGAAGTAGTCAGTACCGCCAATGAAACAGATGTATATCCAACCTATGAAGTGTTTTATCCAAGCACACCAACTGGCGTTTACACGATATCAGCATTTTCGCCAAAGGCTCAGGATGAAGCGACTATGCATATTGATCAGTATACCGGTGCTATATTAGCAGACTATCGGTATGAACACTATGAACCTATTGGAAAACTAATAGCAACAGGTATTACGATTCATAAAGGATTAGAATTCGGATTAGCCAATCAGATCATAGGTGCATTGGTCTGTTTAGGTATCATTGCCATTGTCGTCAGCGGCATTATCATGTGGTGGAAACGCAAGCCGGATCAACACTTAGGTGCACCGATCGCCCCAAGCGTATTGTCATCTAAAGTACTCATTGCGTTATTAATTATATTCAGCTTACTACTTCCGTTACTTGGGATTTCAGTTATTGTAATATTTTTACTAGACTGGCTCGTCATTCGCAGAGTTCCATCTCTCAAACGGATTTTTCAAGTACAGTAA
- a CDS encoding sugar porter family MFS transporter, translated as MEKKHSLWYVILIASAAGMAGLLYGFDTAVISGAIGYLQELYNLSPAMEGWVISCVMIGGVTGVALSGFLSDRWGRKKLLMVSAIFFIISALGSAFALGVTTLVLARILGGLGIGFASALSVTYISECAPPAIRGRLGSMYQLFTILGICATFYINYGVANSGTHEWALDVGWRWMLGYGTIPGILFMILLFFIPESPRYLVQKKDDEQAFHILKRINGEQVAQKELKEIKASIEIEKSSSAKELLRPGLRMAMGVGVFLALFNQVIGMNAVTYYGPDIFRSVGFENNTEFLATSIIGSVQVVFTIVAILLIDKLGRKKLMAIGSSLMAVFMLLIGSIFYFDPANAGVLLIIMIAGFTAAFCVSMGPIPWIMIPEIFPNHLRAKAVGIATVFLWGANWAIGQFTPVLINNMGSTFTFWMFAVINVICFIFVMTIVPETKNKTLEEIGQLWKSKDKTQKEEKIQEELV; from the coding sequence ATGGAAAAGAAACACTCACTTTGGTATGTTATTTTAATAGCATCTGCAGCAGGAATGGCTGGCCTATTGTATGGTTTTGATACAGCAGTTATTTCCGGAGCGATTGGATATTTACAAGAACTATATAATCTAAGTCCAGCAATGGAAGGCTGGGTCATCTCATGTGTTATGATCGGTGGCGTAACAGGGGTAGCATTGTCAGGATTTCTAAGTGACCGTTGGGGTCGTAAGAAGTTGTTAATGGTGTCGGCTATCTTTTTCATTATATCAGCGTTAGGTTCTGCGTTTGCACTAGGTGTGACAACGCTTGTATTAGCAAGAATTTTAGGAGGACTTGGTATCGGTTTTGCATCCGCTTTATCGGTAACATACATCAGTGAATGTGCACCCCCAGCAATTCGTGGCCGCTTAGGCTCCATGTATCAATTGTTCACCATCCTTGGTATTTGTGCGACGTTTTATATCAATTATGGTGTTGCCAACAGTGGTACCCATGAGTGGGCGTTAGATGTCGGCTGGCGCTGGATGCTAGGTTACGGAACAATTCCGGGTATTTTGTTTATGATTTTACTATTCTTCATTCCGGAAAGTCCGCGTTACTTAGTGCAGAAGAAAGATGATGAGCAAGCTTTCCATATTTTAAAACGGATTAATGGCGAACAAGTTGCTCAAAAAGAATTAAAAGAAATTAAAGCATCTATTGAGATAGAAAAAAGTAGTTCAGCGAAAGAATTATTAAGACCAGGCTTGAGAATGGCGATGGGTGTAGGGGTTTTCCTAGCTTTATTTAACCAAGTCATCGGTATGAATGCGGTAACGTACTATGGTCCGGATATTTTCCGCAGTGTTGGTTTTGAAAATAATACAGAGTTCTTAGCAACGAGTATTATTGGAAGTGTACAAGTTGTCTTTACCATTGTTGCGATTCTATTAATTGATAAACTAGGTCGTAAGAAGTTAATGGCAATTGGTTCCAGCTTAATGGCAGTGTTCATGCTGCTAATCGGTAGTATCTTCTACTTTGATCCGGCAAATGCAGGTGTACTATTAATTATTATGATCGCTGGTTTCACGGCTGCGTTCTGTGTATCAATGGGGCCAATTCCATGGATTATGATCCCGGAAATTTTCCCGAACCATTTACGTGCCAAAGCGGTAGGTATTGCAACCGTATTCCTGTGGGGAGCAAACTGGGCGATTGGACAGTTCACACCCGTCTTAATTAATAATATGGGTAGTACCTTTACATTCTGGATGTTCGCTGTCATTAACGTAATCTGTTTTATCTTCGTAATGACGATCGTTCCAGAAACAAAAAACAAAACATTAGAAGAAATCGGACAGTTATGGAAGTCAAAAGACAAAACGCAAAAAGAAGAGAAAATACAGGAAGAATTAGTATAA
- a CDS encoding four-helix bundle copper-binding protein, with translation MSYQQHQQLLETLHACMAACNHCYDACLKEENVKMMAPCIRLDRECADICHYLESAITRNSPFVSQLASVCAEICTACGEECKKHEYDHCQKCVDACFQCAEACKSIA, from the coding sequence ATGAGTTATCAGCAACACCAGCAATTACTGGAAACCCTACACGCGTGTATGGCGGCATGTAACCATTGTTATGATGCCTGTTTAAAAGAAGAAAATGTCAAGATGATGGCACCATGCATTCGTCTTGATCGTGAATGCGCAGATATCTGTCATTATTTAGAGTCTGCGATCACGAGAAATTCCCCATTCGTGTCGCAATTAGCATCAGTCTGTGCTGAGATTTGTACAGCATGCGGCGAAGAATGTAAAAAACATGAATATGATCATTGTCAAAAATGTGTCGACGCATGTTTTCAATGTGCGGAAGCATGCAAGTCCATCGCATAA
- a CDS encoding glycoside hydrolase family 1 protein: MAIKNYQFPKGFLWGGATAANQIEGGFHEGNKGMNIADVLPGGKGRLNILQEPGFHFEIDTDKYTYPNHEAIDFYHRYKEDIALFAEMGFKVFRMSIAWTRIFPNGDETEPNEEGLAFYDRVFDELLKHQIEPVVTISHYEMPVNLVKNYGGWSSREVVTFFDRYVHAIFNRYKDKVKYWMTFNEINSGLIMPIMGLGFSIQQEEDKYQKTFQAYHHQFVASSLAVKACHEIIPEAQIGCMILYAPVYAYDANPKNVMHALSEERLFNYFCADVQIRGEYPAFINRYFKENSIRLNVEEGDLELIKEHTVDYIGFSYYMSRTEKITKTDDDKAQGNILQGVKNPFLKASEWGWEIDPEGLRIALNQLYDRYRVPLFVVENGLGAVDEVEADGSINDDYRIEYLHDHIAAMGEAIEDGVDLMGYTAWGCIDLVSASTGEMSKRYGFIYVDKDDEGNGTLERSRKKSFYWYQKVISSNGKTL, translated from the coding sequence ATGGCAATTAAAAACTACCAATTTCCTAAAGGTTTTTTATGGGGAGGAGCCACGGCAGCTAACCAAATCGAAGGCGGCTTTCATGAGGGTAACAAAGGCATGAACATTGCAGACGTGTTACCAGGTGGAAAAGGTCGTCTGAATATCCTGCAGGAACCTGGCTTTCATTTTGAAATTGATACTGATAAATATACGTATCCGAATCATGAAGCAATTGATTTTTACCATCGATATAAAGAAGATATTGCATTGTTTGCCGAAATGGGCTTTAAAGTGTTTCGCATGTCGATTGCTTGGACAAGAATCTTTCCAAATGGTGATGAAACAGAACCGAATGAGGAAGGATTAGCTTTTTATGACAGGGTCTTTGATGAACTACTCAAGCACCAGATTGAACCGGTTGTTACGATTTCTCATTACGAGATGCCGGTTAATTTAGTGAAAAACTATGGTGGATGGAGCAGTAGAGAAGTAGTCACTTTCTTTGATCGCTATGTACATGCTATTTTTAACCGATATAAAGACAAAGTGAAGTATTGGATGACGTTTAATGAAATTAACAGTGGATTAATCATGCCAATAATGGGGCTTGGCTTCTCGATTCAACAAGAGGAAGACAAGTACCAGAAAACGTTCCAGGCTTATCACCATCAATTCGTGGCAAGCAGTTTAGCAGTAAAAGCTTGTCATGAAATTATTCCAGAAGCACAAATTGGCTGTATGATTCTTTATGCACCGGTTTATGCATATGATGCCAATCCGAAAAATGTGATGCATGCACTTTCGGAGGAACGGTTATTCAATTATTTCTGTGCGGATGTACAAATTCGAGGAGAATACCCTGCTTTCATTAACCGTTATTTTAAAGAAAATAGTATTCGGTTAAATGTGGAGGAAGGCGATTTAGAGTTGATCAAAGAGCATACGGTCGATTACATTGGCTTCAGTTACTATATGTCACGTACAGAAAAAATAACGAAAACTGATGACGATAAAGCACAGGGCAATATTCTGCAAGGTGTGAAGAATCCATTCCTAAAAGCGAGTGAATGGGGTTGGGAGATTGACCCAGAAGGGTTGCGTATTGCGTTGAATCAACTATATGATCGCTATCGTGTACCTCTATTTGTTGTAGAAAATGGACTTGGAGCTGTTGATGAAGTAGAAGCAGATGGTTCGATAAACGATGATTATCGCATCGAATATCTTCATGACCATATTGCAGCAATGGGGGAAGCGATCGAAGACGGCGTCGACCTTATGGGATATACCGCTTGGGGCTGTATCGACTTAGTCAGTGCCTCTACAGGTGAAATGTCCAAACGATACGGTTTTATTTACGTTGACAAAGACGATGAAGGTAATGGAACGTTAGAAAGAAGCAGAAAAAAATCATTCTATTGGTATCAAAAAGTCATTTCGTCCAACGGAAAAACATTATAA
- a CDS encoding response regulator, with translation MVNVMLVDDEAMEREGIRMILERNRSNAEIIAEARTGNQAVEQALLHQPDIIFMDIKMPEMDGLAAIEKILAELPSTKCIMVSAFDTFQYAKQAMSFGIKEYLLKPSKILEVLEAYDRMVDELVERQDMDTKLEQASSLVEMEFILTLMMDHVHDFDTDEWMKGLQIGDSRVFAAVLSFKSDRKHVDRAIKSEWYRIVKDHLMSQNSRILMGPFTGFQLPVLVIYDDQNLAQFARDTLQLLQTHLHDCQLFIGVGAVIETLAEFPRSYEEALYALEEVHFHPSAKYQVYHEKMTEKRKGYKRMEVEKQLLEAIKTGDSQTGAQLFDRYFLSIQQHANHQLPSMRKSLEHFFIILTRTMEEIGLDQDMQLNLDRFDTSSQIKEVAKSHLQKAIRLMNEWRSDGVQGLLLQAKDYIHKHFKENIMLDEVAEEVGLSSYYLSKLFKEHFHLTFVEYVTHIRLEKAKDLLLDDEMPLKEIALTIGYRDPNYFSRVFKKEIGISPSEHRKNST, from the coding sequence ATGGTAAATGTAATGCTCGTAGATGATGAAGCCATGGAAAGAGAAGGCATCCGCATGATCTTAGAACGAAATCGCTCCAATGCTGAGATTATTGCAGAAGCAAGAACAGGAAACCAAGCTGTTGAACAAGCATTGCTCCATCAGCCTGACATCATTTTTATGGATATTAAGATGCCTGAGATGGATGGCCTTGCTGCGATCGAAAAAATATTAGCAGAATTGCCATCGACAAAATGTATCATGGTCTCTGCTTTTGATACATTTCAATATGCGAAACAAGCGATGAGCTTTGGTATTAAAGAATATTTGCTGAAGCCGAGTAAAATTTTAGAGGTGCTCGAAGCGTATGATCGTATGGTTGATGAATTAGTAGAACGTCAAGATATGGATACTAAACTGGAGCAGGCAAGTTCTTTAGTAGAAATGGAATTCATTTTGACATTAATGATGGACCATGTTCATGATTTTGATACAGATGAATGGATGAAAGGGCTGCAAATTGGGGATTCCCGTGTGTTTGCTGCTGTTTTGTCTTTTAAATCAGATCGGAAGCATGTAGATCGTGCTATCAAAAGTGAATGGTATCGGATCGTCAAGGATCACTTGATGAGCCAGAATTCACGGATTTTGATGGGGCCATTTACAGGTTTTCAGCTGCCGGTACTGGTTATCTATGATGATCAGAATTTAGCTCAATTTGCACGAGATACGCTGCAATTGCTTCAAACTCATCTTCATGATTGTCAGCTGTTTATCGGTGTGGGGGCGGTGATCGAAACATTAGCGGAATTTCCTCGGTCATATGAGGAAGCATTGTATGCGCTGGAAGAAGTTCATTTCCATCCAAGTGCTAAGTATCAGGTTTATCATGAGAAAATGACAGAGAAACGCAAGGGTTACAAACGCATGGAAGTAGAGAAACAGTTACTAGAAGCGATTAAGACAGGTGACAGTCAAACAGGTGCACAGTTATTTGACCGTTATTTTCTTTCTATACAACAACATGCCAACCACCAGCTGCCATCAATGCGGAAATCACTTGAACACTTTTTTATTATATTAACGCGGACGATGGAAGAAATCGGATTGGATCAAGATATGCAGCTGAACCTGGATCGTTTTGATACGTCCTCGCAAATAAAAGAAGTGGCAAAATCCCATTTACAAAAAGCAATCAGACTCATGAATGAATGGCGTTCAGACGGAGTACAGGGCTTACTTTTGCAAGCAAAGGATTATATTCACAAGCATTTCAAGGAAAATATCATGTTAGACGAGGTAGCGGAAGAAGTCGGCTTAAGTTCCTATTATTTAAGCAAGCTGTTCAAAGAGCACTTCCATCTGACATTTGTCGAGTACGTTACCCATATTCGATTGGAAAAAGCAAAAGACCTGTTACTGGATGATGAGATGCCACTAAAAGAAATAGCCCTCACCATTGGTTACCGCGATCCCAATTATTTCAGCCGCGTTTTCAAGAAAGAAATCGGGATCAGTCCTAGTGAACATCGGAAAAACAGTACTTGA
- a CDS encoding sensor histidine kinase has product MIRIRTKLFIYFLVILALVIVIIFVQEKSTQRIVTLQDESSEHNYLLNEITNQTNQVFQSLQIYVHEPTEENLTFYQKDKQALSSLQTQFNSATETSTAKENYYHMLSSFLALTDKTVEGVQQENIDRYSAYLNDADNTATYIHEKTLELINQELSRYQNILALEDQRVKYMKNMGTSMFIAIIIGSLLFALWFSNGITKVIDKLTNAAKEISRGNYSVADVEVAQNDELNLLTQTFNQMKRNIVEAFREMKEKARLRQLLKEMELKSLQNQINPHFLFNTLNTVSKQAYIEGAERTSDLITAVSALLRYNIGSLDRDTYLKDEVNIVNEYFFIQQTRFRDRVTFHQDIDESCLMTPIPCLTLQPIIENAFMHGIEEMAEGATIMLRIYPVEAVVQIEITDNGIGMDQETVDQLIHQEEKKDSEQKRKGHSTGIGMRNVIDRLHLFHPDSQLSVQSEVGKGTTVIIQLPKGG; this is encoded by the coding sequence ATGATTAGAATCCGTACAAAATTATTCATTTATTTTCTTGTAATCCTTGCCTTAGTTATTGTCATCATTTTTGTCCAGGAAAAAAGTACACAACGAATTGTGACTTTGCAGGATGAAAGTTCGGAACATAATTATTTGTTAAACGAAATAACCAATCAGACGAATCAGGTATTCCAGTCCTTGCAAATCTATGTCCACGAGCCGACAGAGGAGAATCTTACTTTTTATCAAAAAGATAAACAAGCGTTATCTAGCTTGCAAACCCAATTTAATAGCGCTACCGAGACTAGTACAGCAAAGGAAAACTATTACCATATGCTATCTTCTTTTTTAGCATTAACCGATAAAACAGTAGAGGGAGTGCAACAAGAGAATATTGACCGCTATTCCGCTTACTTGAATGACGCGGATAATACGGCCACGTATATTCATGAAAAAACGTTGGAATTAATCAATCAAGAATTAAGCCGTTACCAAAACATTTTGGCATTGGAAGATCAGCGAGTAAAATACATGAAGAATATGGGAACTTCTATGTTTATTGCTATTATTATTGGAAGCCTGTTGTTCGCGCTCTGGTTTTCGAATGGTATTACGAAAGTGATTGATAAACTGACGAATGCTGCCAAAGAAATTTCTCGTGGAAATTATAGTGTAGCAGATGTCGAAGTGGCACAAAATGATGAGTTGAATCTATTGACGCAAACCTTTAACCAGATGAAACGTAATATTGTGGAAGCTTTTCGTGAAATGAAAGAAAAAGCGCGCCTTCGTCAGTTGTTGAAGGAAATGGAATTAAAAAGCTTGCAAAACCAAATTAATCCTCACTTTTTGTTTAATACGCTAAATACGGTTTCAAAGCAAGCCTATATTGAAGGTGCTGAGCGTACGAGTGACTTAATCACTGCCGTCTCTGCTTTGCTTCGCTATAATATTGGCAGCCTAGATCGCGACACCTATTTAAAGGATGAAGTCAACATCGTCAATGAATACTTTTTTATTCAACAGACCAGGTTCAGGGACAGGGTCACCTTTCATCAGGATATTGACGAATCTTGTTTAATGACACCGATACCTTGTCTTACGTTACAGCCGATTATTGAGAATGCATTTATGCACGGAATCGAGGAAATGGCAGAAGGGGCCACGATTATGCTGCGGATTTATCCAGTCGAAGCCGTTGTGCAAATAGAGATTACGGATAATGGCATTGGAATGGATCAGGAAACCGTCGATCAGTTAATCCATCAAGAGGAAAAAAAGGACTCGGAACAGAAACGGAAAGGTCATTCTACTGGGATCGGTATGCGTAATGTTATCGACCGATTACATCTGTTCCACCCAGATAGTCAATTGTCTGTTCAGTCGGAGGTCGGAAAAGGAACAACCGTCATAATACAACTGCCTAAGGGGGGATAG
- a CDS encoding DUF2188 domain-containing protein has protein sequence MPWDTNDYPSSLKNLDTAVRKKAIDMANAMLDEGYPEDRAIPIATEQAKEWYENATREEINKMINSSDQQLRSHDNKTQSNRPELLDKGQHVVPHEDQWAVMTQDAKEPANVYQYKQDAIDRAKEIAKNKDTQVTIHRQDGSIQNKLQY, from the coding sequence ATGCCTTGGGACACAAATGATTATCCAAGTTCTTTAAAAAATCTGGACACCGCAGTTAGAAAAAAAGCGATCGATATGGCCAATGCGATGCTGGATGAAGGGTACCCGGAAGATCGTGCTATTCCGATCGCAACGGAACAAGCAAAAGAATGGTACGAGAATGCAACGAGAGAAGAAATCAATAAAATGATCAACAGCAGCGATCAGCAACTTCGATCACATGATAATAAGACACAATCGAATCGCCCTGAGTTATTAGATAAAGGCCAACATGTTGTGCCACATGAAGATCAATGGGCTGTCATGACACAGGATGCAAAAGAACCAGCCAATGTATATCAATACAAACAAGATGCCATCGATCGAGCAAAAGAAATTGCAAAAAATAAAGACACACAAGTTACGATACATCGCCAGGACGGATCAATTCAAAATAAATTACAATATTAA
- a CDS encoding sugar-binding protein yields MSRRKIIYLIFITIFVVSCGFSLYFFIQSQRMEERIEAETSSEQLLPAYQFALIGEELDHDYWRLVGQGAKDVEQDYDVSVAYEGPRRSNPDEQMKLLDIAIKSKVDGIIVQAINEKFLPVINQAMSNGIPVITIDTDAPKSDRLAYVGTDNYEAGKLAGDTLVEDLDGNATVGIVTGSFDNAHHQLRVEGFKEAIAQAPEVEIVAIEESNITRVVAEEKAYNMLKEHPDIDALYGTSALDGIGMVEAAASLGVEESIYMLAFDTLPENIELLKQEKIDVLIGQKPYEMGSRSVELMMKLMEGEAIEDVYHTDTSVVRPEDVGEQND; encoded by the coding sequence ATGAGTAGGAGAAAGATAATCTATTTGATTTTCATTACCATATTTGTTGTTTCCTGTGGTTTTTCCCTTTATTTTTTTATTCAGTCTCAACGAATGGAGGAGAGGATAGAAGCGGAGACAAGCTCAGAACAATTATTACCTGCTTATCAATTTGCCTTAATTGGAGAAGAATTAGATCATGACTATTGGCGATTAGTTGGTCAGGGGGCAAAAGACGTAGAGCAGGATTACGACGTGAGTGTCGCATATGAGGGACCGAGAAGATCTAACCCAGATGAACAAATGAAACTTTTAGATATTGCTATTAAATCCAAGGTGGATGGAATTATTGTGCAAGCGATAAATGAAAAGTTTTTACCTGTGATCAATCAAGCCATGTCAAATGGGATCCCGGTTATCACGATTGATACCGATGCACCGAAAAGCGATCGCCTTGCATATGTTGGGACGGATAATTATGAAGCAGGGAAGCTAGCGGGCGATACGTTAGTGGAGGATCTTGATGGAAACGCTACAGTTGGTATTGTGACAGGCAGTTTTGATAACGCTCATCATCAATTACGTGTCGAAGGATTTAAGGAGGCGATAGCGCAAGCGCCAGAGGTAGAGATAGTTGCGATCGAGGAATCCAACATCACAAGAGTGGTAGCGGAAGAGAAAGCTTACAATATGCTAAAAGAACATCCTGATATTGATGCGTTGTATGGTACAAGTGCATTAGATGGTATTGGAATGGTAGAGGCGGCTGCATCGTTAGGGGTGGAGGAATCCATTTACATGCTTGCTTTCGATACCTTACCTGAAAATATCGAACTCTTGAAACAAGAGAAAATTGATGTGTTAATCGGTCAAAAACCGTATGAAATGGGGTCGCGCAGTGTCGAATTAATGATGAAGCTAATGGAAGGCGAAGCGATCGAGGATGTCTATCATACGGATACATCCGTAGTTAGGCCGGAAGATGTAGGTGAACAAAATGATTAG
- a CDS encoding FixH family protein: MKKIVMITFLTALLSACSANQLNEDAADQYHTEQPFTITIDLPSNIEANTNTPINVTLQQNNTPADNVQNISAELWMPLQPEVKTEVALELQEPGVYHTDYTFAEDGIYYLQVRAESEHSDIMPIKRIIVGELSEEEQAFLDRQKKESEEDHSSHH, from the coding sequence ATGAAAAAAATAGTTATGATCACATTCCTAACCGCACTGCTATCCGCATGCTCGGCTAACCAGCTTAACGAAGATGCAGCCGATCAATATCATACGGAGCAGCCATTTACAATAACGATAGATTTACCTAGCAACATAGAGGCAAATACGAATACACCTATTAATGTTACACTGCAACAGAACAACACCCCTGCAGATAATGTGCAAAACATTTCTGCAGAGTTATGGATGCCACTTCAGCCTGAAGTGAAAACAGAAGTAGCGCTGGAATTACAAGAGCCTGGCGTTTATCACACGGATTATACGTTTGCGGAGGATGGCATCTATTACTTACAGGTTCGTGCTGAATCGGAACATTCCGACATTATGCCGATAAAACGGATCATCGTCGGTGAATTGTCTGAAGAAGAACAAGCATTTCTAGACAGGCAGAAAAAAGAAAGCGAAGAAGACCACTCCTCCCATCATTAA
- a CDS encoding polysaccharide deacetylase family protein, translated as MTRVVMAFPEGKHKVLTMSYDDGRAADRRLVQLFNQHGIKGSFHLNSGLLGEGDRIAADEVAALYAGHEISAHTVTHPTIERSPKVQLIEEVMEDRKALESISGYTVRGMSYPNGSYNSLIKELLPHIGIEYSRTVHSTLKFAVPDDFLEWHPTCHHNHQLLSLADQFLSLHKKQYIYMFYVWGHSYEFADDDNWELIEQFCEKVGGQDDIWYATNIEIVDYYHAFHRLQFAADSQFVCNPSAQSVWLIVNGQIVEVPGGERVMLTAY; from the coding sequence ATGACAAGAGTAGTGATGGCCTTTCCAGAGGGAAAGCATAAAGTACTGACGATGAGTTATGATGACGGAAGAGCCGCCGACAGAAGGTTAGTCCAGCTATTTAATCAACATGGCATAAAGGGTAGTTTTCATTTGAATTCCGGGCTTTTAGGAGAAGGAGATCGCATCGCAGCGGATGAAGTTGCGGCTTTGTATGCAGGGCATGAAATTTCCGCCCATACGGTCACACATCCGACCATTGAACGTAGCCCAAAAGTACAATTAATCGAAGAAGTGATGGAAGATCGAAAGGCACTGGAATCAATATCTGGTTATACAGTGCGAGGAATGTCGTATCCAAATGGATCTTATAATTCTCTGATTAAAGAATTGCTGCCACATATAGGGATCGAATACAGCAGAACGGTGCACAGTACGTTGAAATTTGCCGTACCAGATGATTTCCTGGAATGGCATCCGACTTGCCATCATAATCATCAGTTACTGTCACTAGCCGATCAATTCCTGTCATTACATAAGAAACAATATATTTATATGTTTTATGTATGGGGTCACAGCTATGAATTTGCCGATGATGACAATTGGGAGCTGATTGAGCAATTTTGTGAAAAAGTAGGTGGACAGGATGATATTTGGTACGCCACAAATATCGAAATAGTCGACTATTATCATGCATTCCATCGCTTGCAATTTGCTGCTGACAGTCAATTTGTTTGTAATCCTTCTGCACAATCCGTCTGGTTGATTGTGAACGGCCAAATCGTAGAAGTTCCAGGAGGAGAGCGCGTAATGTTAACAGCTTATTAA